A window of Haliscomenobacter hydrossis DSM 1100 contains these coding sequences:
- a CDS encoding YbcC family protein yields MMSQATDLSSKFDEHHVLHEIKHYLPAQAPLKDFVHHNTLHAYQHLNFTEGTQKAATIFGYKVSLSIVEFRKLYQEGRINPQILDKVITERKGEEQHAEWLQKLLHQNYRKKSSPRIGALRGKWKVLYNLDMDSLVHPLLFRILCSFLDQGIAMWPFPVNEKSFLSAIRRMERHSDVSIFRRKRAKALLLDTKCEIADLLHILIGDESLYEQYLFDQQFAHQGWSGMITTVEAHPYTLLDERKLSLHDLIVFELLLEIDTLDFVRGENWQAMGQKFTERPHALFSKIPYSERTEVLSIWQEAFEWNYYDQVLAGIKHEKNIPAKRRTRNFQAAFCIDDREGSLRRYLELFDPECETFGTPGFFGVEFYFQPQGGKFFTKTCPAPMHPKFLIREEESSSKLEFDLHLLKQSHSSIGGWLISQTLGFWAGLRLFFNIFRPSMGPATASSLKHMDKYSKLTIECGEHPEKVNGLQVGYSIDEMVTRVETVLRSIGLIKDFAPLVYIVGHGASSVNNPYYAAYDCGACSGRAGSVNARVFSYMANHPEVRSKLAEKGLLIPAETQFVGALHDTTRDEIVFYDEFSLPPAHFELHTKNEVVFEKALDYNAKERSRRFYTVDTRKAPIKVHEKVLRRSVSLFEPRPELNHATNALCIIGGRHLSRGLFLDRRAFLNSYDYRHDPEGIYLSTILDAAAPVCGGINLEYFFSRVDEQKLGAGSKLPHNVMGLFGVANGIDGDLRPGLPTQMTEVHDPLRLLMIVEHDPVVVLKSLLRSAATYEWFINEWINLIVVHPETREFYRFKNGTYTLYEPLQQDVPMLSNLNALIETHTENLPVHLIPEN; encoded by the coding sequence ATGATGAGCCAGGCTACCGATTTGTCAAGCAAGTTTGACGAACACCATGTTTTACACGAGATTAAACACTACCTCCCTGCGCAAGCTCCACTCAAAGACTTTGTTCACCACAATACCCTGCACGCCTACCAGCACCTGAATTTTACGGAAGGCACCCAGAAGGCCGCGACCATTTTTGGGTATAAAGTCTCCTTGTCAATCGTGGAATTTCGCAAATTGTACCAGGAAGGGCGCATCAATCCACAAATCTTGGACAAGGTCATTACCGAACGCAAAGGGGAAGAGCAGCATGCGGAATGGCTGCAAAAATTGCTGCACCAGAATTACCGCAAGAAATCGAGTCCACGCATTGGTGCCTTGCGCGGTAAGTGGAAAGTGCTGTACAACCTGGACATGGACTCATTGGTACACCCTCTTCTGTTTCGAATTTTGTGCAGTTTTTTGGATCAAGGCATCGCCATGTGGCCCTTTCCGGTCAATGAAAAAAGTTTTCTTTCGGCCATTCGTCGGATGGAGCGCCACAGTGACGTCAGCATTTTTCGGCGCAAACGCGCCAAAGCGCTGTTGTTGGACACCAAGTGTGAAATAGCAGATTTGTTGCACATTTTGATCGGTGATGAATCGCTATACGAGCAGTACCTGTTCGATCAGCAATTTGCGCATCAAGGCTGGTCGGGGATGATTACTACCGTGGAGGCACACCCTTACACTTTGTTGGATGAGCGCAAGCTCAGTTTGCACGACTTGATTGTATTTGAATTGCTGCTGGAAATCGATACCCTGGATTTTGTACGGGGGGAGAACTGGCAAGCGATGGGTCAAAAATTTACCGAACGGCCACATGCCTTGTTCAGCAAAATACCCTACTCCGAACGCACGGAGGTACTGAGCATCTGGCAAGAAGCTTTTGAATGGAATTATTACGACCAGGTATTGGCGGGCATCAAACACGAAAAAAATATACCTGCAAAACGCCGCACCAGGAATTTCCAGGCGGCATTTTGCATCGATGATCGGGAAGGTTCTCTGCGGCGTTACCTGGAATTGTTCGATCCCGAATGTGAGACCTTTGGCACCCCTGGCTTTTTTGGCGTGGAATTTTATTTTCAGCCTCAGGGTGGAAAATTTTTCACCAAAACCTGCCCTGCGCCCATGCACCCGAAATTTCTGATCCGCGAGGAGGAATCGAGTAGCAAGCTGGAATTCGACTTACATTTGCTCAAACAATCACATTCTTCTATTGGTGGATGGCTCATTTCCCAGACCCTGGGTTTTTGGGCCGGACTGCGCCTGTTTTTTAATATTTTTCGCCCTTCAATGGGGCCGGCTACGGCTTCCTCGCTCAAACACATGGACAAGTACTCCAAACTGACCATCGAATGTGGCGAACACCCCGAAAAAGTCAATGGCCTGCAAGTCGGCTATTCCATCGATGAAATGGTGACCCGGGTAGAAACCGTCTTGCGCAGCATCGGTCTGATTAAAGATTTTGCGCCCCTGGTGTATATTGTTGGGCACGGAGCGAGCAGTGTCAACAATCCCTATTATGCAGCGTATGATTGTGGGGCTTGTAGTGGCCGCGCAGGCTCCGTGAACGCTCGTGTGTTCAGCTATATGGCCAATCATCCGGAAGTGCGCAGCAAGTTGGCCGAAAAAGGACTGCTCATTCCTGCGGAAACGCAGTTCGTAGGGGCGCTACACGATACTACGCGGGACGAAATCGTGTTTTACGACGAATTTTCCCTACCGCCAGCCCATTTTGAATTGCATACCAAAAACGAAGTAGTTTTTGAAAAAGCCCTGGATTACAACGCCAAAGAACGTTCCCGACGGTTTTATACCGTGGATACGCGCAAAGCCCCCATCAAGGTACACGAAAAAGTATTGCGCCGTTCGGTCTCCCTGTTTGAACCCCGCCCCGAGCTCAACCACGCCACCAATGCCTTGTGCATCATCGGAGGTCGGCATTTGTCCCGTGGTTTGTTTCTGGATCGACGTGCCTTCCTCAATTCGTACGATTATCGACACGATCCCGAGGGCATTTATTTATCAACCATTCTCGACGCTGCGGCACCCGTGTGTGGGGGCATCAATCTGGAATATTTTTTTTCCCGGGTGGATGAACAAAAACTGGGGGCAGGTTCCAAATTGCCCCACAACGTGATGGGCTTGTTTGGGGTCGCCAATGGCATTGACGGTGATTTGCGGCCCGGTTTGCCCACCCAGATGACCGAAGTGCATGACCCCTTGCGGCTCTTGATGATTGTGGAGCATGATCCGGTGGTGGTACTCAAGAGTTTATTGAGATCGGCAGCGACTTATGAATGGTTCATCAACGAATGGATCAACCTGATCGTGGTGCATCCCGAAACGCGTGAATTTTATCGCTTCAAAAATGGAACGTATACACTTTATGAGCCGCTGCAGCAGGATGTACCCATGTTAAGCAACCTCAACGCGCTGATTGAAACCCACACCGAAAACCTGCCCGTGCATTTAATCCCCGAAAACTAA
- a CDS encoding proton-conducting transporter membrane subunit, producing MNQLLPVFVIIPFLGFLVSLLVPAKKENTIAWTVFLTMGLHTFLVFAFTVFWLLNQRETQHTQGIPLFTTEHYTFNFILMFDKVTAAYLLTGAYLILLVTIYSSYYLHREQGYKRYFNTILFFYIGYNIAILSDNFETLFMGWEILGIASFLLIAFYRNRYLPVKNAVKIFSIYRIGDVGLLLALWMSHHLWHESITFQKLQNAELVSTQLQSHSLIGVFISLMILMSAAAKSAQLPFSSWLPRAMEGPTPSSAIFYGSLSVHLGVFLLLRTFPFWEHQFSVRVFIAVLGLTTTILAIGIARVQSSVKSQLAYASIAQIGLIFIEVAAGWHILALIHFAGNAFLRTYQLLVSPSVVSYLIKEQFYKFIPRQKSFEGKFLSEKMQYTLYVLCLKEWNLDALMYQYLWNPLKALGKKLDFITLSSLWWFILPTYLTGLYFRQFAEEKISASAHAFLPAVFGLIALILVLKAFSERQHARLSWVLVILNHFWVALAVSYNEHFDFFQVYIYLSGVLVAGIGGFWVLNWLKKTEIVSLHRFHGHVYEHPTAALLFIICCLALSGFPISPTFIGEDLIFSHIREDQILLASFVALSFILNGLAIMRIYARVFLGPHIKNYHSIAYRSS from the coding sequence ATGAACCAACTACTTCCCGTATTTGTCATCATCCCCTTCTTGGGTTTTTTGGTCAGTCTTCTGGTTCCGGCGAAGAAAGAAAATACCATTGCCTGGACGGTGTTCCTGACCATGGGTTTGCATACTTTTCTGGTATTCGCCTTTACGGTTTTTTGGTTATTGAACCAGCGTGAAACCCAGCATACCCAGGGAATACCCCTGTTTACTACGGAACACTACACTTTCAATTTCATCCTGATGTTTGACAAGGTCACGGCGGCTTATTTGCTTACCGGGGCTTACCTCATCCTATTGGTCACCATTTACAGCAGCTATTATTTACACCGCGAGCAAGGCTATAAACGTTATTTCAACACCATCCTGTTTTTTTACATTGGGTACAACATTGCCATTCTTTCCGACAATTTTGAGACCCTGTTCATGGGTTGGGAAATTTTGGGGATAGCCTCTTTTTTATTGATTGCCTTTTATCGCAACCGTTATTTACCGGTGAAAAATGCGGTGAAAATTTTCTCTATCTACCGCATTGGTGACGTCGGTTTACTCCTGGCACTGTGGATGAGTCATCATCTTTGGCACGAGAGCATTACCTTTCAAAAATTACAAAATGCCGAACTGGTGAGTACCCAGTTGCAATCGCACAGTTTGATCGGGGTGTTCATCTCCCTGATGATTTTGATGTCGGCGGCGGCTAAATCGGCGCAGTTGCCATTTTCCTCCTGGTTGCCCCGGGCGATGGAGGGGCCAACACCTTCCAGTGCCATTTTTTATGGCTCCTTGTCGGTTCACCTGGGGGTATTTCTGCTTTTGCGCACTTTCCCTTTTTGGGAACATCAATTTTCGGTACGGGTATTCATCGCGGTATTGGGCCTGACTACCACCATCCTGGCAATCGGGATTGCCCGGGTACAATCATCGGTAAAAAGCCAGCTGGCTTATGCCTCGATTGCCCAAATTGGTTTGATTTTTATCGAAGTAGCGGCAGGTTGGCATATTTTGGCGCTGATCCACTTTGCGGGGAATGCGTTTTTGCGCACCTATCAACTCCTGGTTTCGCCCTCCGTGGTGAGCTATTTGATCAAGGAGCAGTTTTACAAATTTATACCACGCCAAAAATCATTTGAAGGAAAATTCCTGTCCGAAAAAATGCAGTACACCCTTTATGTCTTGTGCCTCAAAGAATGGAATTTAGACGCCTTGATGTATCAATATCTTTGGAACCCACTCAAGGCGCTGGGAAAAAAACTGGATTTCATCACCTTGTCCTCCTTGTGGTGGTTCATTTTGCCCACCTACCTCACGGGTTTGTATTTCCGACAATTTGCCGAGGAAAAAATCAGCGCATCGGCTCATGCCTTTTTGCCCGCGGTTTTTGGGCTCATTGCGCTTATCCTCGTGCTCAAAGCATTTTCTGAACGCCAACACGCCCGACTCAGTTGGGTGTTGGTCATCCTGAATCACTTTTGGGTGGCACTTGCGGTATCGTACAACGAACATTTCGATTTTTTTCAAGTCTACATTTACTTGAGTGGCGTACTCGTTGCCGGCATTGGCGGATTCTGGGTACTCAATTGGCTTAAAAAAACGGAAATTGTCTCTTTGCACCGTTTTCACGGGCATGTGTACGAGCACCCCACCGCTGCCCTGTTGTTCATCATCTGTTGTTTGGCGCTTTCCGGTTTCCCGATTTCACCCACCTTCATTGGCGAGGACCTGATTTTTAGCCACATCCGTGAAGATCAGATCT
- a CDS encoding ABC transporter ATP-binding protein, whose translation MKLLFRYFAPYRWLVILVLFLAAINIGFSLIDPIIFGKLVTLASNHQVSSTPPGAFDWQRFLFINENVTDQSGKTVMVYGLMWLLIGSISVAMISRIAKAFQDYFLNLITQKFGATIFTDGLQHAMKLPYQEFEEQRSGETLGILQKVRTDTEKFISTFINVLFPVIVGIVFVALYAFNKHWSLPVIYFGGIFLLTWVSNLLSKKVKAIQKIIVKQTTSLAGATTESLRNIELMKSLGLTKQEVERLNKNTFNILKLELTKVKRIRSISFVQGTFVNTLRQLILFMLMWLVYKGQLAPGEIVTMQIFSFFIFGPLQEIGNIILSYREAEASLNNFETLMQKQPEPEPAHPKHLGDIETLEFRNVAFRHQSAQQNALNNISFQVKTGETIAFVGPSGSGKTTLMKLLVGLYRPQSGSILYNGLDEQSIHFDDLRRQIGFVTQDTQLFSGTIRENLLFVNPVATEADLQSALTKASCNTLLARAEKGLDTTIGEGGLKLSGGEKQRISIARALLRIPKLLLFDEATSALDSLTEEEITDTIREISAEGRQITLLIAHRLSTILHADRIFVLEKGDIVETGSHDELLAEKGLYYAMWRQQIGERKEKVFSMN comes from the coding sequence ATGAAACTACTTTTCCGCTACTTCGCCCCCTATCGTTGGCTCGTTATATTGGTACTGTTCCTGGCGGCCATCAACATCGGGTTTTCGCTGATCGACCCCATCATCTTCGGGAAGTTGGTCACCTTGGCGTCCAACCACCAGGTATCATCCACGCCGCCGGGCGCATTCGATTGGCAGCGCTTCCTATTCATCAACGAGAACGTTACCGATCAGTCAGGTAAAACTGTGATGGTTTATGGTCTTATGTGGTTGCTCATCGGCTCCATTTCGGTGGCCATGATCAGCCGCATTGCCAAGGCATTTCAGGATTATTTTCTCAACCTCATTACCCAAAAATTCGGCGCTACCATCTTCACCGACGGCTTGCAGCACGCCATGAAACTACCCTACCAGGAGTTTGAAGAGCAGCGCAGCGGCGAAACGCTGGGCATCCTCCAAAAGGTGCGCACTGACACGGAGAAGTTCATTTCCACCTTCATCAACGTGTTGTTTCCCGTCATCGTGGGCATCGTATTTGTGGCGCTGTATGCGTTCAACAAGCACTGGAGCTTGCCCGTCATCTACTTCGGCGGCATTTTTTTGCTGACCTGGGTGTCCAACCTGCTGAGCAAAAAAGTGAAGGCCATCCAGAAGATCATTGTGAAACAGACCACCTCGCTGGCGGGTGCCACCACCGAGTCGTTGCGCAACATCGAGCTGATGAAAAGCCTCGGTCTGACCAAACAGGAGGTCGAGCGCCTCAACAAAAATACCTTCAATATCCTCAAGCTGGAACTCACCAAAGTGAAGCGCATCCGCAGCATCAGCTTCGTGCAGGGCACCTTCGTCAACACCCTGCGGCAGCTCATCCTGTTCATGCTCATGTGGTTGGTATATAAGGGACAATTGGCGCCGGGCGAAATCGTGACCATGCAGATTTTTTCGTTTTTCATCTTCGGCCCCTTGCAGGAAATTGGCAACATTATCCTCAGTTACCGGGAAGCCGAGGCCTCGCTCAACAACTTTGAAACCCTGATGCAAAAGCAACCCGAGCCCGAGCCCGCCCACCCCAAGCACCTTGGCGACATCGAAACGCTGGAGTTCCGGAACGTGGCTTTCCGCCACCAGTCGGCGCAGCAAAACGCCCTCAACAACATCAGTTTTCAGGTAAAAACTGGCGAAACCATCGCCTTCGTCGGCCCCAGCGGCAGCGGCAAAACCACCCTGATGAAACTCCTCGTCGGTTTGTACCGCCCGCAGAGCGGCAGCATCCTCTACAACGGCCTTGACGAGCAATCCATCCATTTTGACGACCTGCGCCGCCAAATCGGTTTCGTTACACAGGACACGCAACTCTTCTCTGGTACCATCCGGGAAAACCTGCTCTTCGTGAACCCCGTTGCCACCGAAGCAGACCTACAATCGGCGCTCACCAAAGCCTCCTGCAACACCCTGCTGGCGCGTGCCGAAAAGGGCCTCGACACCACCATCGGTGAAGGCGGCCTCAAACTGTCGGGTGGCGAAAAACAGCGCATCTCGATCGCCCGTGCCTTGCTGCGCATCCCCAAACTTCTCCTCTTCGACGAAGCCACCTCCGCCCTCGACTCCCTCACTGAAGAGGAAATCACCGATACCATCCGGGAAATCAGCGCCGAAGGCCGCCAGATTACCCTGCTCATCGCCCACCGCCTCAGCACCATCCTCCACGCCGACCGCATCTTCGTGCTGGAAAAAGGGGACATTGTGGAAACGGGATCACATGATGAACTACTAGCTGAAAAGGGCTTGTACTACGCCATGTGGCGGCAACAGATTGGAGAGCGGAAGGAGAAGGTGTTTTCGATGAATTAG
- a CDS encoding DUF433 domain-containing protein produces the protein MDSIVSDPEILGGTPIFKGTRVPVKTLFDYLISGVSNLQDFLEDYPSVNPEDAKLVIEALGAKKNVLTGGFRE, from the coding sequence ATGGATAGCATTGTAAGTGACCCTGAAATTCTGGGTGGTACTCCTATTTTTAAAGGTACACGGGTACCTGTTAAAACATTGTTTGATTACTTGATAAGTGGAGTAAGCAACTTACAAGATTTTTTGGAAGACTATCCTTCGGTCAATCCTGAGGATGCTAAGTTGGTGATTGAAGCTTTGGGGGCAAAAAAAAATGTTCTGACAGGCGGATTTCGCGAATAA